Proteins found in one uncultured Desulfuromonas sp. genomic segment:
- a CDS encoding hotdog domain-containing protein, with the protein MTDSLLPATHPCISPSLVGAPLVLEPGKAVVELVTIESMVSDPHGLVHGGFIFGLADYAAMLAVNEPTVVLGAAQTRFLAPVSVGDTATATAVVISSEKNRYQVECMVKVADKAVFSGEFTCFVLEKHVLS; encoded by the coding sequence ATGACGGATTCTCTACTTCCAGCAACGCATCCATGCATTTCACCAAGTTTGGTCGGCGCTCCGCTTGTTCTTGAGCCGGGAAAAGCCGTGGTTGAGTTGGTGACGATTGAATCGATGGTGTCCGATCCCCACGGCCTGGTTCATGGTGGTTTTATTTTTGGATTGGCTGACTATGCCGCTATGTTGGCCGTGAATGAACCCACAGTGGTCCTCGGTGCGGCTCAGACGCGATTTCTGGCTCCTGTCAGCGTTGGCGACACGGCGACGGCAACTGCTGTGGTTATTTCGTCAGAGAAGAATCGCTATCAGGTTGAATGCATGGTCAAGGTTGCAGACAAGGCTGTTTTCAGTGGTGAGTTCACCTGCTTTGTTTTGGAAAAGCATGTTTTGTCTTGA
- the sppA gene encoding signal peptide peptidase SppA: MKKRPFAIAIVVFFVIFVFFAGIILIMSSSRGSGQKFALSDKVGVIEVLGAITDSKTIVDQLIDFGQNNAVKAIVLRVDSPGGGVGPSQEIYDEVIRLTTMKPVVVSMGSVAASGGYYISAPANRIFANPGTITGSIGVIMEFTNVIALMDKVGLKTNVIKSGDHKDIGSSVRDMTDQEKALLQSLIDDVHDQFVTAVSEGRHLEKDQVFQLADGRIFTGRQAQQNGLVDELGGLQAAIHYAGELAGIEGTPDVLYPAEPKPDLIDYFISRTATEIERVILKTDTQGLQLLWSQKQTY, encoded by the coding sequence ATGAAAAAAAGACCTTTTGCCATAGCCATTGTGGTGTTCTTTGTGATATTTGTTTTCTTCGCAGGGATCATCCTGATCATGTCGTCGTCACGTGGTAGCGGGCAGAAGTTTGCTTTGTCCGACAAAGTCGGCGTCATCGAAGTCCTCGGAGCCATTACTGACTCAAAGACCATTGTCGACCAGCTGATCGATTTTGGGCAGAACAATGCGGTCAAAGCGATTGTGCTACGTGTTGATTCACCTGGAGGAGGCGTCGGTCCTTCTCAGGAGATATACGATGAAGTGATTCGCCTGACGACAATGAAGCCTGTGGTTGTTTCCATGGGATCGGTAGCGGCTTCTGGAGGCTATTACATTTCAGCTCCGGCAAATCGTATTTTTGCCAATCCTGGGACGATTACCGGCAGCATCGGCGTGATCATGGAGTTCACCAACGTGATTGCACTGATGGACAAAGTGGGCTTGAAAACCAATGTGATCAAAAGTGGTGATCACAAAGATATTGGCTCCTCTGTTCGCGATATGACCGATCAGGAGAAGGCCTTGCTGCAGAGTTTAATTGATGATGTTCATGACCAGTTTGTTACAGCGGTCAGTGAAGGGCGTCATCTGGAGAAAGATCAGGTTTTCCAACTGGCTGATGGTCGGATTTTTACCGGCAGGCAGGCGCAGCAAAACGGTCTGGTTGATGAACTTGGTGGTTTACAGGCGGCGATTCACTATGCCGGCGAGCTTGCAGGTATTGAAGGAACGCCGGATGTGCTTTACCCTGCAGAGCCAAAGCCGGATTTGATTGATTACTTTATCAGTCGCACGGCTACGGAAATCGAACGGGTGATCTTAAAGACAGACACACAGGGCTTACAATTGTTATGGTCGCAAAAGCAGACCTATTGA
- a CDS encoding integration host factor subunit beta — protein MTKSQLIERLMESTSDLNKKESELVVNTIFDSIGSALIGGDRVEIRGFGSFSIREREARQARNPKSGNLINIPSKKTPFFKTGKELRERVDSLG, from the coding sequence ATGACAAAAAGCCAATTGATTGAAAGATTGATGGAGTCCACTTCCGATTTAAACAAAAAAGAGTCTGAACTCGTCGTTAATACGATTTTTGACAGTATCGGATCTGCTTTGATCGGTGGTGATCGGGTCGAGATCCGCGGGTTTGGATCTTTCTCCATTCGTGAGCGAGAAGCACGCCAGGCGCGTAACCCGAAGAGCGGTAACCTGATCAATATCCCTTCGAAAAAAACGCCTTTTTTCAAAACGGGCAAAGAGCTTCGTGAGCGTGTTGACAGCCTCGGTTAA